The Dehalobacter sp. 12DCB1 region AATAATTAAAGCCTTAGCCCACTTTGGAAATGAATTAATATATCAAATTGAAAACTTATTGTTTTTTGACAGCGAGGAGCGGTTATTGAACCTTTTATATGCTTCCATTGATAAGAACATTTCATCAGACCAAGATTGGTATCGTCTTAAAATCCAGTACACTCAGGAGGATATTGGTAAGATCATCGGTGTGTCCAGAATTACTGTGACAAGAATTATCTCAGAACTTTGTAAAAGAAAAATTATCAGATTGGTCAACCACAAGATCGAGGTAAAACGAACTCCAAACACGGAATAACTCCTTACAAATATTAGTAAGTATGGCTAAAAACAACTAAAAAACCGCCAAAACTGATATAATGAGAATAAGCATAAACCTAATTACTTATATCAGTACTTTGGAGGTTTCCTATAACCAGTATTATATTAGACTTAGGAAGTAACGAAAATGCAGTTTCCTTTTGAATTGATAAGTTTTTATTAGTCATTTACTTTAATTCAACGATCGTAACCCCGGAATCACCCTCGCCAAACTCACCTAAGCGGTAAGCAGCAACATGGGGATGTCTTTTCAAGAACTGATGAATACCTGCCCGCAGGGCGCCTGTCCCTTTGCCATGAATCACACTGACCTGATTGATTCCTGTAATCACAGCATCATCCAGATACTTATCCAGCATTAGGATTCCCTCTTCGACCAGTTTCCCCCGGAGATCGATTTCACTTCTGAGATTGACCGCTTTGCTCAGCCCGAAAGTACCTTTGATTGTTTTTTCAAAATGCTCTGGTTTTCTTGTCTCATCGACCAGCCGGATTTCGGATAGCGGAACGCTGACTTTCAAAATACCCGTCTGAACCAGCACTTCATTGTTGTTATCCGGTTTTTGCAGGACCTGGCCCTTCTGTCTAAGATTGGGCATATAGACCGTTTGTCCCGGTTCTACCTGCCCGGGCTTCGGTCCGGATTTGTCTCTTCCGGCATACCCGGTTTCATATACCTTTTCGGATAGCTTTTTCAGTCCCTGGCGTGTTTTCTCCAGGGCTGCTTCCTGTTCACGCCGTTCTTTCTTTTGGGCTTCCTTGATTTCTTTGATGATTCCTTCGGCTTCGAGTCTGGCCTGACGGACAACGTCGACAGCCTCTTCTTTGGCCTTGCGGATAATATCTTCGTATTTTTCTTCCAGTTCCAGATTCTTTTTCTTAAGCTCCGCAGCTTTATGTTCAGCCTTCTTCTGCTCTTCTTCTACGCTCCGTTTTTTAAGTTCAATCTCTCTTTGCGTATCCTCGAGGTTCTCCAGGAGATCGCTCTCCTTCATATCCCGTTCAGAGATAAACGATCGGGCTTTTTCCAGAATACCACTGCCAAGTCCGAGCCGCTGGGCAATCGATAAGGCATTGCTGCGTCCGGGAATACCGGTCAGCAGGCGGTAGGTTGGCTTAAGCGTTTCCGGATTAAACTCCACTGAAGCATTTTCTACCCGAGGTGTATTGTAGGCAAAGGTCTTTAACGTACCGTAGTGCGTCGTAGCCACCCCGCAGCTTCCGCGCTCCAATAATTCCGCAAGGATCGCCATGGCCAGGGCAGCCCCCTCTCCCGGATCCGTCCCGGCTCCCAGCTCATCGAGCAGAACCAGGGAACGGCTGTCGGCTTTCCGGGTAATATCCACAATATTGGTCATATGTGCGGAGAACGTACTCAAAGACTGTTCAACACTCTGCTCATCACCGATATCGACAAAAATTTGAGTGAATATCCCGAGCCGTGAGTCGCTTTCAGCCGGAATATGAAGCCCGGACTGCATCATCACCGCCATCAGGCCGATCGTCTTCAGCGTCACCGTCTTCCCACCGGTGTTCGGGCCGGTAATGATCAGAAATTGGTCATCCATCCCGAGTTCGACGGATATCGGTACAACAGGCCCGGTGAGCAGAGGATGTCTCGCTCCGATCAGTTTGACCTCCTGTTTATTCACCACGAGCGGAGACCCGGCTTCCATATCTTCACTTAGACGGGCTTTCGCCAGAATAAAATCCAGCTTAATCAAGGCTTCATACAACAGCATAATCTCTGGAATCCTGGCAGCAACTATTGCTGTGAGCTGCTGAAGAATCCTTTGAACTTCCCTGTTCTCTTTCAGGATGATCTCTCTCAATTCATTGCCAAGCTGAACGACTGCCATCGGTTCGATGAAAAGCGTCGCACCGCTGGCTGACTGATCGTGGACAATTCCAGGAAAAGCGGAACTGTATTCCATTTTAATTGGAACCACATAGCGATCCCCTCTGCTTGTAATGACATTGTCCTGAAGCATCTTTTGATAATTCGGATTTCTTAAAATGCCGTCGAGGCTTTCCTTGATCCGCTGCTGGCTTGTTCCTTTCGCTTTTCGCAGTCTGGCCAGCTCTTCGGAAGCCCGGTCATTGATATCCCCGTCCTCGGAAACACTGCGGGAGATATCGTCTTCTATCTCTTTCTGCGGTACGATCCCATCGACCGTTTCTCTGAGGGTATATAGTTCGCTGTACTGGTCTTTTCCTGCCTGGTTGCCTTCCAGCAGCGTATTCTTTAAGCGGCGGGCAGTTTTCAACGTATCCCTGATTTCCAGTAATTCTTCCGGATTTAAGGTTCCGCCCCGGTCGCATCTTTCCAGATAAGGACGGATTTCCCGCGCGCCTCTGACTGAAAACAAAGGGTTAATCCTAAGGAGAATTTTTCCTTCGTCCGTTTCACGGAGCAGCGCTTTCACGGTACGCAGGTCAGACTCCGGAACAAGGGCTTCCGCGAATTCTTTCGCCCCGGGAAGCATGCAATGGTCCCTAAGCCGTTCTCTGACTGCGCCAAAATCCAGTTTCACCAGGACTTTATCTGAAGCTATCAATTTACGTTAGCACCCCTCTGTAAAAATGTCCTTTAGTAAAGCCTTCAGGATAAAGTTCCTCCAGGCTTTTCATTGCTTCCTCTGTTTCCTCTTTGCCTATGTTCTTGCCTCCAGCCGTTTCTTGCCAAAGCCGGTGAAATACTGCAACGGCACGTTCAGCCTGCGGCAAGGATGCCCGAAGCAGTTCCAGCCGGATATTTCTGATGCCCATATCGGCTATTTTAGACAGTTCGGTTACCAGATTCAAGGTTTTGGCATTGAAGACATGCATCCGGCACGCTTGATCCGTAGCCAGTGGGAAGTGATAAGCCATGCGGTCCTTCAGGTACAGGTCTCTGTTTTGACAGGCCTTTCCGCATTTGTTGCGGGCCCCGTCTTTTCCCTCCCCCAGCACAGCGCCGGGAAGACAGAATTCACTGACCATCATTTCCATATCACCAAACACCGGCAGCTCCATGCCTTCGGATTTACCCAGAACGGCAAGCTGTTCCTGACTTAATTCCATGGAAAGGGCTGCCTGTCTTCCGCCTGCCCTGCGAACCCAGTCCAGCGCCGCTGCGTTAAAACAATGCAGAAAATAATCCGTCTCCCAGGTCCACCCGGGATCAACGGTCTTCAGCATTTCGATTTCCGCCAGATTTCCGGCCATGATCACCGGCCTTGCCGACCAGCCTGCCACCTTTGTCAGATCCTTCAACACCTGCTCACCTTGGGTCTGATTCAGGATTCGCGGCAGTCTCCATAGTAGCGTCCTTCCCCGGCTTTGACAGGTATCGAGTGCCTTCTGCAGCTCTGCCAGGGTAAGGGGTGGTCTGGACCGCCAGTGTTCTCCGCCCAGGATAATTCTGTCCGCACCGGACTTCAGCAACGGCGCAATCATGGAAAAATCCGTCACCGCGGCACTGAGCAGATGCTTGCCTGTTCCGGTTTTTCCCGATACGGTCCGGCCGGTTTTGAGCTGCTGATTCCAAGTAGCGGTCCGCTCCTGATACGCCTTCAAGGTCAGCGTAGGCTTGCTGTGAGACGGTTCCAAAAGCTTCTCCACCGCAGCGCGCCGCAATTCATTCAACGCACTGACCGGTATCATCAGATCCCCTTCCAGTGCTGTTGATAATTCTCCCAGATAAAACGGGGTATTCCCCAATCGCCCCAGCTGTTTTACCAGAACCTCCTGTGTCAGTGGCCGGTTCTGTGCTTCCTGGGCCTCACACTGAGATTCCAGCGCAATGTGCTGCTGGTCGTCCCAGACGGTTAGGCGCAGCTTTTGACCAGCTTTCCCGGAAAGCTGCATTTTTAACGGCCTTTTGCGCGTTTCCTTGCCTTCCTGGAAACTGTGCCGGGCCTGGGCAATCAGCTGCTCGTCGTGCGTTTTGAATACCCGGTCCCCAATATTCGCAGCGCCTTCAAATTCGATGGTGACCGTATCTCCGGGTGCAGCACTGTCAACCGTTTTGCCGCCGGGGACCATTATTTTCCCGACGCTGATCCCTTCACGGCCTCTTTTTGTCCAGATTTCCAGGCCGTCTCCGAGTCCCAGCTCGCGGTCCAGCTTCAGTGTCAGACGGTTGTTTTTTAGATCCGTAATTCGGCCCAACATGGTACCGCGGTTGTTTGGGCGGCTGAAACTCATCATCTCAGCTCCCTGGTAACCCTGAAAGTATCCGGTTGTAAAATCCCGGTTAAAAATCTGAGTCAGCTCATATAGATCCCGGGCTGTGATTTCCTGCCCCTTCTGATCTTGTAAAAAGTCCAGGGCTTTACGGTAGATCCGGATGACTGTTGCTACATATTCCGGTCTTTTCATCCGGCCTTCTATCTTCAGTGAGCGTACACCGATCCGCTGCAGCTCCCCAAGATTGTCCAATAATTTCAGGTCGCGCGGACTCAGAAGATGCTCCCCGGTCTTCCTTCCTTCCAGCAAATCCCTGCCTTTGCCGTCAACCAAACTGTAGGCCATCCTGCAAGGCTGTGCACACCTTCCGCGGTTGCCGCTCCGTCCCCCGATATAGCTTGACATCAGGCACTGTCCGGAATAGCTGATACACAGTGCGCCGTGTCCAAAGACCTCGACATCCAGCTCCGTCGCCTGAACCATTTTTTCTATTTCCGGCGCCGAAGTCTCCCTGGCCAGAACAACCCTGGAAAAACCCATTTTTTCTAGCTGCTTCAATCCATAAATATTATTCTGGGTCATCTGGGTGCTGGCATGAAGCTTCATTTCCGGCAGAACTTCCCGAATAAAATTTGCAACCCCGATATCCTGAACGATCAAGGCGTCCGCACCAAGTGAATATAGCTGATAGACATAGTCCGCCAGCTCTGAGAATTCGCTGTCAGCCACAAGAATATTTAATGTCACATAGACCTTGACGCCGCGTTCGTGCGCGTACGTCACCGCCTTAGACAATTCCTCCGAATCAAAATTCGAGGCCGAAGCCCTGGCATTGAACATTTTGCCTCCGAGATAGACGGCATCGGCTCCGTTTTCCACCGCAGCCTTCAATGCCTCGTAACCTCCGGCCGGCGCAAGAAGTTCTATCTTTTTATTTGTATGCTGCCGCGGACTGCTGCCAAAATCTGAATGCATGGTTGCGTTCTCCGTTCCTGTTTCGTCTTTTTCTGCTTTTCTTCTAATCATACCACACTATCATTTTGCGGCAAATTTTTTCCATTCTCTCCTTTAAAGATCTCATTAGGGAAAGATTAAAACCATTAAGAAATGAATTCGGCAGTTGCCATGGATGGAAAATTCTCCTTGACTTATCTTTTAAAAAAGATAAGCTATTTAGTAGGAGGTGATCGTGTTGGATGATAAGGTAATGGATCTTCTCGGAAAAATCCTTGAGAACCAAACCGAAACTAATTTTCAACTTAAGGAATTAACCTCCCGAGTTCAAAAAATTGAAGTAAATGTTGAAAATAATTTAAGTTATAAAATAAAAGCACTATTCGATGCTCGCGAAGTACAGAATGAAAAAAACGATACTATTATCAATACTCTAGGAAGAATAGAAACAGCACATGTACGTAAAGTGAAATAGAAAGATTGAAGGAGTTTGTTCAAGGCTCCTTTTTTTATTTTACAGGACGTTGTCCCCTTAAATATCCTTTCGTCCATGGGCATTTAACTATACATAATCCACACATAGTTTCATTAATACCTATTTTATTGCATCTCTCTCGTGCTGTGTTTCTACAATTAATCGCATTGTAAAATTTATCCCTGTCTATATTGACATTCCAACTTTCTCCTGATATGGCACCCGCGGGACACGCATTCTTACACTCAAGGCAATTCCCACACTTTGAATCAGTTATTGGCGTTCCGGTTTCCAGTA contains the following coding sequences:
- a CDS encoding endonuclease MutS2, which translates into the protein MIASDKVLVKLDFGAVRERLRDHCMLPGAKEFAEALVPESDLRTVKALLRETDEGKILLRINPLFSVRGAREIRPYLERCDRGGTLNPEELLEIRDTLKTARRLKNTLLEGNQAGKDQYSELYTLRETVDGIVPQKEIEDDISRSVSEDGDINDRASEELARLRKAKGTSQQRIKESLDGILRNPNYQKMLQDNVITSRGDRYVVPIKMEYSSAFPGIVHDQSASGATLFIEPMAVVQLGNELREIILKENREVQRILQQLTAIVAARIPEIMLLYEALIKLDFILAKARLSEDMEAGSPLVVNKQEVKLIGARHPLLTGPVVPISVELGMDDQFLIITGPNTGGKTVTLKTIGLMAVMMQSGLHIPAESDSRLGIFTQIFVDIGDEQSVEQSLSTFSAHMTNIVDITRKADSRSLVLLDELGAGTDPGEGAALAMAILAELLERGSCGVATTHYGTLKTFAYNTPRVENASVEFNPETLKPTYRLLTGIPGRSNALSIAQRLGLGSGILEKARSFISERDMKESDLLENLEDTQREIELKKRSVEEEQKKAEHKAAELKKKNLELEEKYEDIIRKAKEEAVDVVRQARLEAEGIIKEIKEAQKKERREQEAALEKTRQGLKKLSEKVYETGYAGRDKSGPKPGQVEPGQTVYMPNLRQKGQVLQKPDNNNEVLVQTGILKVSVPLSEIRLVDETRKPEHFEKTIKGTFGLSKAVNLRSEIDLRGKLVEEGILMLDKYLDDAVITGINQVSVIHGKGTGALRAGIHQFLKRHPHVAAYRLGEFGEGDSGVTIVELK
- a CDS encoding U32 family peptidase, with translation MHSDFGSSPRQHTNKKIELLAPAGGYEALKAAVENGADAVYLGGKMFNARASASNFDSEELSKAVTYAHERGVKVYVTLNILVADSEFSELADYVYQLYSLGADALIVQDIGVANFIREVLPEMKLHASTQMTQNNIYGLKQLEKMGFSRVVLARETSAPEIEKMVQATELDVEVFGHGALCISYSGQCLMSSYIGGRSGNRGRCAQPCRMAYSLVDGKGRDLLEGRKTGEHLLSPRDLKLLDNLGELQRIGVRSLKIEGRMKRPEYVATVIRIYRKALDFLQDQKGQEITARDLYELTQIFNRDFTTGYFQGYQGAEMMSFSRPNNRGTMLGRITDLKNNRLTLKLDRELGLGDGLEIWTKRGREGISVGKIMVPGGKTVDSAAPGDTVTIEFEGAANIGDRVFKTHDEQLIAQARHSFQEGKETRKRPLKMQLSGKAGQKLRLTVWDDQQHIALESQCEAQEAQNRPLTQEVLVKQLGRLGNTPFYLGELSTALEGDLMIPVSALNELRRAAVEKLLEPSHSKPTLTLKAYQERTATWNQQLKTGRTVSGKTGTGKHLLSAAVTDFSMIAPLLKSGADRIILGGEHWRSRPPLTLAELQKALDTCQSRGRTLLWRLPRILNQTQGEQVLKDLTKVAGWSARPVIMAGNLAEIEMLKTVDPGWTWETDYFLHCFNAAALDWVRRAGGRQAALSMELSQEQLAVLGKSEGMELPVFGDMEMMVSEFCLPGAVLGEGKDGARNKCGKACQNRDLYLKDRMAYHFPLATDQACRMHVFNAKTLNLVTELSKIADMGIRNIRLELLRASLPQAERAVAVFHRLWQETAGGKNIGKEETEEAMKSLEELYPEGFTKGHFYRGVLT